Below is a window of Candidatus Binatia bacterium DNA.
CTGACGAGGCATGCTCTCACTCTCAGCTTTCAGCGATCAGCTTGCAATATCTAAAGCGAAGCATGAGCTGAGATCAGCTCGTCAAGCCGACTTTTTGTAGTACTTGTCCATCTGGCTCTTGGCGCCCGACTTGGCGCAGGCCTCCTCGAAGATGCGCCGCACCATCGGATCTTCGTCCTCGTACTCGATCTGGTGCCCGCCGAGCTTCACGTCCACGTCGGTCTGGCCGCCGCCCTCGCCCATGATGCCGTAGTATTTCTTGCTGCCCCAGCGGAGCGCGAGATAGCGCGCGGGAGTCGCGCCGGAATTGAAGTGCTGGTGAAACCAGTCCGCCGGCGGCACCACCACGCTGCCGGGCTTCCAATCGTAGCGTTTGATCGGCTGTCCCTTCGGCCAGAGGAGAGAATAACCCTGACCGCTCAAGACGATGACGTGAGCGCCGGGTCCGTGGTAATGGGCCTTCTTATAAGTACCGACGGGAAACTGCGACACGTGGCCGCACATCGTGTTCTCGGCGATCTGAAAGCGGACCTGTGAGCCGCCGGCGCCGCGCTCTTTCCATTCGATGAGATTCAGGTTCTTCGCGTCGGGCACGAAGTTGGTCTCCCAAACCCTGCCCGCGTACCACGTGCCCTCCTTTGAAAAGTAATCGTCCTCGGAGTTAAAGCGATCCTTGAAGACATACGGGCAGTTGAATATGAAGTCGAGATTGTGAATGAGATTGATCATGATCGGCGCGCTCGTGACCGCGAGATAGCGGGCCGGCTGCGTGCCGCTGCCGTTGAAGTGCTGGTAGTTGGTGTTGAGCGGCGGCGAGAACAGCGATCCCTCCTGCCACTCGAAGGTGCGCTTGGTGCCGCCGTCCTGCCACATCGTCGTCGCGCCCCGGCCGCTCACGATGTAGACCAGCTCCTCGAACATATGCTTCTGCGGCTTGAGCGATTTGCCCGGCGGGATCTCGCAGATGTAGGCGTCGTTGGTCTCGCCCGTGCCTTCGAGGCAAATCCGCACGGCGTTCCCGCCGACGCGGTCCCAGGGCGAGAGCGGCACTGCGTTGATGTCCTCGACGAAAAACCCCTCGACCAATTGAATTCCTTCGGACTCGATCCATTTACGGTACGAGCTTTTCTTCTCCGCGATCTGCTGGGTCGAAATTTTTGGTTCCGGCATGTCGTATTCCCCTTTCTTATCTTCCTTTGATGTTTAATTCCTTCTGTGCTTCGCGCAACGGACCCAGGTCCGCGACCTGGTCCGGTGAAGCCGCCTGATCGACTTTCAGCGCTTGTCTCGCCTGATCAATGACCAGCTTGAGTCCGCTCTCCGGGATGCTGCCGTCCGCGTTGAACACCTTCACGGTTCCGTCATAGGAAGCGGCGGCGCTCTCACGATCGGTCCGGCCCCACTCCGCCAGGATCTGAATTGTTCCGTCCCGGTTGGCCGTGATGAAGCGGTTGGCCTTGATCAGCGCCTTCAGCACCCGCTTGATCTCGTCCGGCCTCTCTTTGATTTTTTTCGTGTTGGCGCCCAGGCCAACGAAGGGAAGGCTGAAGAGCTCGTAGGCGCGAGCGAGCACGTTGAAGCCCATCTTTTTCCCTTCGACGTCGGCCGGCGGGGAGATCACCGCCACGTCGACGATGCCTTCTTTCAGCGCGCTGAAACGCGCGCGGTCCGATCCGAGCGCGATGATCTTGAGATCCTTTTCCGGATCGAGGCCCGATTTTTGAAACATCATCCGGGCGGCGACGTCCGAAGTCGCGCCGAACGAGCTCACCGCTAAAGTTTTCCCCCGCAAGTCCTTGACGGATTTATATTCGGGCCGGGCGATGAGCGTGTGCGTGGAGCTGTCCAGAAAACTGGCGACGACCTTCATGGGCAAACCGCGGACCGCCGCGCGCACCACCGATCCGAAAATCATCGTGTAGTCGATGTCGCCGGTGGACAGCGCCGTAATCGAAACGTTCGCGTTCATCCGGATCAGCTCCGGCTCCAGCCCTTCTTCTTTGAAGAAGCCTCTCTTCTGCGCGACGCCGCCGGTGAGAAAGGCGACGTCGAGGCTGGAAATCGACACCCGGATCTTGTCCGCGGCGAGCGCCGCGTCGCAGAGCAGCAACGTCGCAGCCGCGACAATAAACACTCCTCGCACGCGTGAGATGATCCGATTCATCGCGATACTCCTAATTCTTTCTGCGCTTCGCGCAAAGGGCCCAGGTCCGCCACTTCATCGAACGAAACCGGCCGCTCGACCTTCAACGCCTGCTTCGCCGGCTCGATGACGAGCTTCAGACCGCTCTCCGGAATGCTTCCGTCCACGTTGAATACTTTGACCGTTGCGTCGTAGGACAGCGCGGCGCTTTCCCGATCCGTCTTGC
It encodes the following:
- a CDS encoding ABC transporter substrate-binding protein; translation: MNRIISRVRGVFIVAAATLLLCDAALAADKIRVSISSLDVAFLTGGVAQKRGFFKEEGLEPELIRMNANVSITALSTGDIDYTMIFGSVVRAAVRGLPMKVVASFLDSSTHTLIARPEYKSVKDLRGKTLAVSSFGATSDVAARMMFQKSGLDPEKDLKIIALGSDRARFSALKEGIVDVAVISPPADVEGKKMGFNVLARAYELFSLPFVGLGANTKKIKERPDEIKRVLKALIKANRFITANRDGTIQILAEWGRTDRESAAASYDGTVKVFNADGSIPESGLKLVIDQARQALKVDQAASPDQVADLGPLREAQKELNIKGR
- a CDS encoding ethanolamine ammonia lyase-activating protein produces the protein MPEPKISTQQIAEKKSSYRKWIESEGIQLVEGFFVEDINAVPLSPWDRVGGNAVRICLEGTGETNDAYICEIPPGKSLKPQKHMFEELVYIVSGRGATTMWQDGGTKRTFEWQEGSLFSPPLNTNYQHFNGSGTQPARYLAVTSAPIMINLIHNLDFIFNCPYVFKDRFNSEDDYFSKEGTWYAGRVWETNFVPDAKNLNLIEWKERGAGGSQVRFQIAENTMCGHVSQFPVGTYKKAHYHGPGAHVIVLSGQGYSLLWPKGQPIKRYDWKPGSVVVPPADWFHQHFNSGATPARYLALRWGSKKYYGIMGEGGGQTDVDVKLGGHQIEYEDEDPMVRRIFEEACAKSGAKSQMDKYYKKSA